The bacterium DNA window GCCGCCTCGCCGAGACCGTCAATGACGGACGTGATGCCGCGCTGCTCGATGACCTGCCGGAGCTGCGCCTCGGCCTGCTGCCACACCTCGGGTGTGCCGAGGTACTTGTCCATCTGCTGCGGATCGTGGCGCGAGAACCGGACGATGAGCGGCATGCCGAACTTCGCGTAGAACCGATCCACGATGTCCCAAATCTTCAGGCACTCATCCGCAATCTGCGCCATGCGACAGAACACATGCGCATCATCCTGTGTGAGCGAGCGGACGCGCGCGAGTCCGGAGAGCTCGCCGGTCTGCTCGTCGCGGTAGCACGTGGTCACCTCCTTGTAGCGAATGGGAAGCTCACGGTAGCTGCGCTGACGGCTCGCGTAGATCTGCGTGTGGTGCGGGCAGTTCATGGGCTTCAGGGCGAACTCGTGCCCCTCGCGCGTCGCAACGTGGAAAAGCTCATCGGAGAACTTGTCCCAGTGCCCCGATGTCTCGTAGAGCTCCCGCTTCGTGATGTGCGGGATCCATACCTGCTCATACCCGTACGGTCGCTCGAGGTCCCACACGAAATCCGTGAGCGCGTTGCGCATCGTGGTCCCGCGCGGCGTGAGCATGGGCAACCCGGGTCCCACGAGCGGCGAGAATACAAAGAGATCAAGCTCCTTGCCCAGTTTCTTGTGGTCGCGACGCTCGGCCTCTACGAGCATGGTGAGGTGCGCATCAAGCTCTTCCTGCGTGAGGAATGCCACACCGTAGATGCGCTGGAGCTGGGGGTTCTCCTCCTTACCGCGCCAGTACGCGCCGGCGAGCTTCGTGAGCGAGAACACGCCGAGCTCCTTCGCGCTCGCCACGTGTGGCCCACGGCAGAGATCCGCGAAGTCCGCTCCCGTGTGGTAGACACTCACGACATCCGGCCGCTCGCCGAGATCCTGTTGCTCCTCCGCGCGCACGGCGGTTGTCCCGCGCTCCT harbors:
- a CDS encoding threonine--tRNA ligase; protein product: MPQPTIETIRHSTAHLLAAAVMELYPKTRLGVGPVIEHGFYYDLDVRDANGDSVRLSPDGLPAIAEKMREIIARGDAFRREEMPIADAVRFFNARGQEFKSELLRDLQERGTTAVRAEEQQDLGERPDVVSVYHTGADFADLCRGPHVASAKELGVFSLTKLAGAYWRGKEENPQLQRIYGVAFLTQEELDAHLTMLVEAERRDHKKLGKELDLFVFSPLVGPGLPMLTPRGTTMRNALTDFVWDLERPYGYEQVWIPHITKRELYETSGHWDKFSDELFHVATREGHEFALKPMNCPHHTQIYASRQRSYRELPIRYKEVTTCYRDEQTGELSGLARVRSLTQDDAHVFCRMAQIADECLKIWDIVDRFYAKFGMPLIVRFSRHDPQQMDKYLGTPEVWQQAEAQLRQVIEQRGITSVIDGLGEAA